A DNA window from Ranitomeya imitator isolate aRanImi1 chromosome 2, aRanImi1.pri, whole genome shotgun sequence contains the following coding sequences:
- the LOC138666720 gene encoding olfactory receptor 1500-like translates to MQEKNMTLEIDYFLLAFQLSQQCNYFLFCLLLVVYCGTICGNLLIITLVSTSRNLHSPMYFFISQLSVSDILLPSDIVPNLLNILIYNEGHITFICCMTQFYFFCASEAFECLLLTVMSYDRYVAICNPLRYTSIMTSDSCVILAAMCWVLGFSIALMYCVTISLLTFCGPNIIDHFFCDLVPLVELACSSTYAIEIEAYIICSLVLVIPIIIVIISYINIIVTILQFQSNISRQKAFSTCSSHLIVVSIFYITLLSVYLFPKGEQTLNLSKFLSLLYTVFTPMVNPIIYSLRNKDIKKSLQEMINKWSVIVCYNP, encoded by the exons ATGCAGGAGAAAAATATGACCTTGGAAATAGATTATTTCCTTCTAGCGTTTCAACTCAGCCAACAATGTAATTAtttcctgttttgtcttctcctcgttGTTTACTGTGGGACAATATGTGGGAACCTCCTGATCATCACCCTGGTGTCCACCAGCAGGAACCTCCACTCTCCAATGTACTTCTTCATTTCGCAACTGTCCGTCAGTGACATCTTGTTACCCTCCGATATTGTCCCCAATCTGCTCAATATTCTAATATATAACGAGGGACACATTACTTTTATCTGTTGTATGACTCAGTTTTATTTTTTCTGTGCCTCAGAAGCATTTGAATGTCTTCTCCTCACGGTGATGTCCTACGACAGATATGTGGCCATCTGTAATCCCCTCCGTTATACCTCTATCATGACAAGTGACAGCTGTGTGATTTTGGCCGCCATGTGTTGGGTGTTGGGTTTTTCCATTGCATTAATGTACTGTGTAACAATATCTTTGCTGACATTTTGTGGACCAAATATCATTGACCATTTTTTCTGTGATCTTGTTCCTCTGGTAGAATTAGCTTGTTCTAGTACTTACGCTATTGAGATAGAAGCTTATATAATATGTTCTCTAGTATTGGTTATCCCCATCATAATAGTAATTATTTCTTATATTAATATAATTGTCACTATCTTACAGTTCCAGTCCAATATCAGTagacagaaagccttctccacctgtagctccCACCTCATTGTAGTCTCTATATTCTACATTACTTTATTGAGCGTTTATCTTTTCCCAAAAGGAGAGCAAACCTTAAACCTTAGTAAATTCCTATCACTTCTATATACTGTATTCACTCCAATGGTGAACCCCATTATCTACAGTTTGAGAAATAAGGATATTAAAAAATCTCTACAAGAAATGATCAATAAATGG tcgGTTATCGTGTGCTATAACCCATAA